From Aureibacillus halotolerans, the proteins below share one genomic window:
- the pdxA gene encoding 4-hydroxythreonine-4-phosphate dehydrogenase PdxA has product MLKPIIGITMGDAAGVGPEIIVKSLSHASVYEQAKPFVIGDAKVMEQAAAVSGINTAFHKVQSPAECRFEPGTIDLLDLHLLPDGVKQGAVSAEAGNAAFHYLKKAVELGIEGKLTAICTAPLNKEALHLGGHNYPGHTEILAELTGTKDYSMMLSSPKLRVIHLTTHIGLLDAIASITPERTYTVIKLAHDTLVKAGYEQPRIAVCGINPHAGENGLFGNGEEEDKLIPAIQKAEKEGIEVSGPHPADTLFFRAVRGDFDIVVACYHDQGHVPIKVLGLEEGVNITVGLNGGLVRTSVDHGTAFDIAGKNRADERSMLAALTSAADLAPKV; this is encoded by the coding sequence ATGTTGAAGCCGATTATCGGAATTACAATGGGTGACGCTGCAGGCGTTGGCCCGGAAATTATCGTCAAGTCTCTCAGCCATGCCTCAGTATATGAGCAGGCAAAGCCGTTTGTCATCGGTGATGCGAAAGTAATGGAGCAGGCGGCTGCCGTAAGTGGCATAAACACAGCTTTTCACAAGGTCCAGTCGCCGGCGGAGTGTCGGTTTGAACCGGGGACCATTGACCTTCTTGACCTCCACCTTCTGCCTGATGGTGTCAAGCAGGGAGCTGTTTCCGCCGAAGCTGGAAATGCTGCTTTTCATTATTTAAAAAAGGCAGTTGAGCTCGGCATTGAAGGCAAGCTGACAGCCATCTGCACGGCCCCTTTAAATAAAGAAGCTCTTCATCTGGGAGGGCATAACTATCCTGGGCACACGGAAATTCTCGCAGAATTGACTGGGACAAAGGATTATTCCATGATGCTGTCTTCTCCGAAGTTGCGCGTGATCCACTTGACAACGCATATCGGTCTACTGGATGCAATTGCTTCTATTACGCCGGAACGCACATATACGGTCATTAAGTTGGCGCATGACACGCTTGTCAAGGCCGGCTACGAACAACCGCGCATCGCTGTCTGTGGCATTAATCCGCATGCCGGTGAGAATGGACTGTTCGGAAACGGTGAAGAAGAGGATAAGCTTATTCCTGCCATTCAAAAAGCCGAGAAGGAAGGCATCGAGGTAAGCGGTCCACACCCGGCAGATACGCTCTTTTTCCGGGCTGTTAGAGGAGATTTTGACATTGTGGTTGCCTGTTACCACGATCAGGGTCATGTTCCGATTAAAGTGCTGGGGCTGGAAGAGGGAGTCAACATTACCGTTGGCCTGAATGGCGGACTCGTAAGAACGTCAGTTGACCATGGAACCGCCTTTGATATTGCCGGAAAAAATAGAGCGGATGAACGCAGTATGTTGGCGGCGTTAACGTCAGCCGCTGATTTGGCCCCAAAAGTCTAA
- a CDS encoding iron-containing alcohol dehydrogenase: MSNYRFQTADHIIAGRHSVANIGEHLALVGLPIQKALIVTQPALVQTGAVASLEAALKDRGIAVDQTTNVEPEPTLENIEQVFADTVGAQDYDVLIGLGGGSILDTTKLLSVLKTNNKGLEAMLGTDLVEHAGVPTILIPTTSGTGAEVTPNAIVTLPEKELKIGVVSRHLLPSLVILDPVLTTGLPKPITAATGMDAFTHALESYISTKANPISDMFALEAIRLISANIVQAYQQGDDLDAREKMLVGAMYGGMALTAAGTAAVHAMAYPLGGKYKIAHGVANSMLLPHVTQFNLDAIQERLASVAGPMGIDVAGLSDGDAAQAVVDKIKELTKTLEIPQDLAEYGVDKDSIEEMAVAALDVKRLMDNNPKTVTKNDAIAIYSKLLV; encoded by the coding sequence ATGAGCAACTATCGATTTCAGACGGCAGACCATATTATTGCAGGGCGTCATAGCGTAGCGAATATTGGGGAACATTTGGCACTTGTTGGCCTACCGATACAAAAGGCGCTAATTGTTACTCAGCCCGCGCTCGTTCAAACCGGCGCTGTCGCTTCACTGGAAGCAGCATTGAAGGACCGAGGAATCGCTGTGGACCAGACGACAAATGTGGAACCTGAACCGACGTTGGAAAATATTGAGCAGGTATTTGCAGATACTGTTGGTGCTCAAGATTATGATGTCTTGATTGGTCTCGGTGGAGGAAGCATCCTCGACACCACAAAATTGTTGTCGGTCTTAAAAACGAATAACAAAGGGCTCGAGGCTATGCTAGGAACCGATCTTGTCGAGCATGCAGGGGTACCGACGATTTTAATTCCAACGACGTCCGGTACAGGGGCAGAGGTGACACCAAATGCAATTGTTACCTTGCCTGAGAAAGAGTTGAAAATAGGCGTTGTCAGCAGACATCTTCTTCCTTCACTCGTGATTCTTGATCCGGTGTTGACGACCGGCTTGCCAAAACCGATTACAGCAGCCACCGGCATGGATGCCTTTACACATGCCCTGGAGTCCTACATTTCCACGAAAGCCAACCCTATTAGCGACATGTTTGCCTTGGAAGCGATTCGCCTCATCTCGGCCAATATCGTACAGGCATATCAGCAAGGGGATGACCTTGATGCACGTGAGAAAATGCTCGTTGGCGCCATGTACGGTGGTATGGCACTAACGGCTGCGGGAACTGCGGCCGTTCATGCGATGGCCTATCCGCTCGGAGGCAAATACAAGATTGCTCACGGTGTCGCAAATTCAATGTTGCTTCCACATGTCACGCAGTTCAACCTGGATGCGATTCAGGAGCGGCTTGCTTCAGTTGCCGGACCAATGGGGATTGACGTAGCTGGTCTCTCGGATGGGGATGCCGCCCAGGCCGTGGTCGATAAAATCAAGGAACTGACGAAGACACTCGAGATTCCTCAGGATCTCGCCGAATACGGCGTTGACAAGGATAGCATCGAGGAAATGGCAGTGGCCGCACTTGATGTTAAACGCCTGATGGACAACAACCCGAAAACTGTCACAAAAAATGATGCCATAGCGATTTACAGCAAGCTGCTAGTGTGA
- a CDS encoding four-carbon acid sugar kinase family protein, translated as MNNIVIIADDLTGASDCGATLLPYGMDVLVRLDGQIKRLGAGQSIVLNTDSRSLSSEDAYRRTAQVASEISAAAPEVVYKKMDSTMRGNIGRELDALYEVLAPDIVIAAPGLPSQGRVVKDGVLLLHNVPLAETEVANDPKTPVTESNIHTLIAHQSNHQVAHLSIGQVRAPREDLVTELRRLAAEKTAIVTADSVEDTDLRRLCEASASSGLRVVYAGSAGLIHYLPEALGRQVQQPRVLGELSPENVLFVVGSVSTTGRSQLKQLMASGKNITFIEVYPEQLLQKNFPSSDDWKRLVEKAGEASDSGRHIVLFSSPAKPAALDGNDAIEQSDRIAAMLGELAAFIAEHKGISRLFLTGGDTAVRVMENLHAGSLQLLGEIEPGVPYGKLSGSDRIAVTKAGSFGSADVMEKALVLLKGVDHVEADYRNYNG; from the coding sequence ATGAATAACATCGTAATCATTGCAGACGATCTGACAGGAGCAAGCGATTGCGGGGCAACGCTACTTCCGTACGGCATGGACGTTCTTGTCCGGCTAGATGGTCAGATAAAAAGGTTGGGTGCTGGCCAGTCGATTGTCCTCAACACAGACAGCCGGTCGTTGTCTTCTGAAGATGCCTACCGGAGAACGGCCCAGGTGGCTTCCGAAATTTCCGCCGCAGCACCCGAAGTCGTTTATAAAAAAATGGATTCAACGATGCGCGGGAACATTGGGCGGGAATTGGATGCTCTATACGAGGTGTTAGCACCGGACATTGTCATCGCAGCACCTGGCCTTCCTTCACAAGGGCGCGTCGTCAAGGATGGAGTTCTTTTGCTTCATAACGTCCCTTTGGCTGAAACAGAGGTCGCCAACGATCCAAAAACGCCTGTAACCGAATCGAATATCCATACACTCATCGCGCACCAAAGCAACCACCAAGTGGCGCATCTCTCTATCGGTCAGGTTCGGGCGCCTCGGGAAGACCTTGTTACGGAGTTGCGCCGATTGGCTGCTGAGAAAACAGCCATTGTTACGGCTGATTCCGTGGAAGATACTGATTTGCGCCGTCTGTGCGAGGCATCCGCATCCTCTGGCTTGCGTGTTGTTTATGCGGGTTCGGCGGGGTTGATTCATTATTTGCCTGAAGCTCTTGGCAGGCAGGTGCAACAGCCTCGCGTTTTAGGAGAATTGTCTCCGGAGAACGTATTGTTCGTCGTTGGGAGTGTGAGCACGACTGGCCGCAGCCAGCTCAAGCAGTTAATGGCATCTGGAAAGAATATTACCTTTATCGAAGTGTACCCGGAACAACTGTTGCAAAAAAATTTCCCGTCATCTGATGACTGGAAACGGCTCGTGGAAAAAGCGGGGGAGGCAAGTGATTCAGGAAGGCATATCGTTTTGTTTTCCTCGCCGGCAAAGCCCGCTGCCTTAGATGGTAACGATGCGATTGAGCAAAGTGATCGAATTGCCGCTATGTTGGGGGAGCTTGCCGCCTTCATTGCAGAGCATAAAGGAATTTCCCGGTTGTTTTTGACAGGTGGTGATACAGCTGTTCGTGTCATGGAAAATCTCCATGCCGGTTCATTGCAGCTGTTAGGTGAAATAGAGCCTGGCGTTCCTTATGGGAAGCTGTCAGGGTCAGACAGAATTGCCGTGACGAAAGCGGGAAGTTTTGGTTCGGCGGACGTCATGGAGAAGGCGCTCGTACTGCTAAAAGGAGTTGATCATGTTGAAGCCGATTATCGGAATTACAATGGGTGA
- the dapA gene encoding 4-hydroxy-tetrahydrodipicolinate synthase, which produces MKFAGIWPAMVTPMTEQQDISIPAIEQLTNELISYGVHGLFALGTNGEFHMLTKEEKRTVAKTIVRAAAGRVPVMAGTGGNSTREVIELSKEMESIGVDALSVITPFFVPPGPEELSVHYESIADAVGVPVILYNIPSKTGMSISADTAKRLAKHPNIAGIKDSSGDFDLIKAYIDVSQGEDFAVFAGTDSLILQTLQAGGHGAVAATANVLPDHVLAIYDGFLAKDARKSEEAQASLQALRDTFSLKAIPSALKKAVELKGIPAGPPRLPVTEASGAELEAIKHMMQGYQK; this is translated from the coding sequence ATGAAGTTTGCAGGAATCTGGCCGGCAATGGTTACACCGATGACTGAGCAGCAGGACATCAGCATTCCGGCCATTGAACAGCTAACAAACGAGCTGATTAGTTATGGCGTCCACGGATTATTTGCTTTGGGAACAAATGGAGAATTCCATATGCTGACCAAGGAAGAGAAACGGACGGTAGCTAAAACAATCGTCCGTGCAGCCGCGGGACGTGTACCGGTTATGGCAGGGACTGGCGGGAACTCGACCCGTGAGGTTATCGAGCTTTCCAAAGAGATGGAGTCGATCGGAGTCGACGCCCTGTCAGTCATTACGCCATTTTTTGTTCCACCGGGACCAGAGGAGCTTTCCGTGCATTATGAATCGATCGCTGATGCTGTCGGAGTTCCTGTCATCCTTTATAATATCCCGTCAAAAACGGGTATGAGTATATCCGCTGATACGGCAAAACGGCTGGCGAAGCACCCTAATATCGCAGGCATTAAGGATAGCAGCGGTGATTTTGATTTAATTAAAGCCTACATCGATGTGTCCCAAGGGGAAGATTTTGCCGTGTTTGCCGGGACGGATTCCCTCATTTTACAGACGCTTCAAGCAGGGGGACACGGAGCTGTGGCTGCCACGGCAAACGTACTTCCTGACCATGTGCTTGCCATATACGACGGTTTTCTGGCCAAGGATGCCAGGAAATCGGAAGAAGCTCAGGCAAGCCTGCAGGCGTTGCGTGACACGTTCAGCCTAAAGGCAATTCCGAGCGCTTTGAAAAAAGCTGTTGAACTGAAAGGAATACCGGCAGGCCCGCCGCGGCTCCCGGTAACGGAAGCTAGTGGAGCGGAGCTCGAAGCCATTAAACATATGATGCAAGGGTACCAGAAATAA